The Natrinema amylolyticum genome includes the window AGGACGAGCAGGTCATCGTCAAACAGCACGGCAACAATCAGGAAGTGATGACCGACGTCTCCTCGCGCATCATCGACCGCATCGAGCCCGGCGACCGCGTCGCGGTCAACGACTCCTTCGCGATCCAGACGGTCCTGGACACCGAGACTGACGCGCGCGCCCAGTCGATGGAGATCACGGAGAAGCCGGAAGTCACCTACGCCGACATCGGCGGTATCGACGAGCAGGTCCGCGAGGTCCGCGAGGCCGTCGAACAGCCGCTGACCGAGCCCGAAATCTTCAACGAGGTCGGCATCGACCCGCCGAGCGGCGTCCTCCTCTACGGGCCGCCGGGCACGGGGAAGACGATGCTCGCGAAAGCCGTCGCCAACGAGACCGACGCCACCTTCATCAAGATGGCCGGCTCCGAGCTCGTCCGCAAGTTCATCGGCGAGGGGTCGCGGCTCGTCCGCGACCTCTTCGAGATGGCCCGCGAACGCCAGCCCGCTATCATCTTCATCGACGAGATCGACGCCATCGCGACTCGCCGAACGGAGTCCAAGACCTCCGGCGACGCCGAGGTCCAGCGGACCATGATGCAACTCCTGAGCGAAATGGACGGCTTCGAGGCCCGCGGCGAGATCCGCATCATCGCCGCCACCAACCGCTTCGACATGCTCGATCGGGCCATTCTTCGACCCGGCCGGTTCGACCGTCTGATCGAAGTCCCCGAACCCGACCGCGACGGCCGCGAGCAGATCCTCTCGATCCATACCCGCAACATGAACATCGCCGACGGCGTCGACTTCGGCACGCTCGCCGACGACACCGACGGCTACTCCGGTGCCGACATCGAGAGTCTCGCCACCGAAGCCGGCATGTTCGCCATCCGCAACGACCGCGACGAGGTCTCCCATCAGGACTTCGCCGACGCCTTAGAGAAGATCGAGGAAGACGACTCGAGCGACGTCGTGTCCTCGGCCGGCTACTTCTACCAGTAGCGCGACGAGCGTCCGCTCGTCGAACCGTTCGTACGATTTCGAAACGCGTGAGTGAATTATGCTTCGACCGCGAACGAACGACGTAGTCGCGACCACCGCGACCGTCGCTCGTTACTCCGTTTTCGAGACTGCGTGGACAGTACCCTCGTTGTCGCCGACGTACACCGTGTCGTTGACGACTGCGGGCGACGATTGCATTCCTCCCGCCGCGTCCGCTTGCAGCTTCTCGCGGTGCTCGCCCGTGTCGCGATCGACGGCGTGCAATCCGTCATCGGACCCAAAGTAGACGCGATCGCCGGCGATGACCGGAGCCGTCACGTACACGATCTGCTCGAGATCGTCCGCCCGCCACTGTTCTCGTCCCGAGTGCGGATCGAACGCTCGAACCTCGCCCGTGTTCCACGTTCCGACCACCAGTAGGTCGTCGTCGACCGCGGGTGACGGGTACAGCATTCCCAGTCCGTCGGTCCCAGTGTTCCACTCCTCCGTCCCGGTTTCCCGGTCGAGCGCGTGGACGAGGCCGCTCTGGGTCCCGACGTACACGGTCCCGTGGCGAACGGTCGGCGCTGCGACGACGCCACCGCTCGCGTCGAATCGCCAGCGTTCAGTACCGTCATCAGCATCTAACGCGAGCACCCGGCTGTTCGTCGAGCCGGCGTAGACGGTTCCGTCGACGATCGCTGGCGGCCCGAAGAGTTCGCTACCGACGTCGACCGACCACCGCTCTCGCCCGGTCTCGGCCTCGAGAGCAATGAGCGCCCTGCCCTCGTCGTTGCTGCCGACGAAGACGGTCTCGTCGGCAGACGCGATCGAACGAGACCCGTGTGCGGTCGAAAAGGTCCACTCCGTGTCACCCGTCTCCGCGTCCAGCGCGAGCACCGTCCGGTCACCGCTGCCGTTCAGGTACACGCGCTCGTCGTCGAGTGCTGGCGCTGCGAGATGGTTTCTTCCACCGGTGGGGCGCTTCCAGAGCACTTCTCCGGTGTGCTCGTCGAGGGAAGCCGTTTTCCCCGCGCCCCTGTCGTGGACGTACACCCGTCCGTCGACGACGATCGGCGTGGACCGTATCTCGCTGCCGATCTCGACCGACCAGCGCCGATCCGACGAGAGCGAAACCGGGTCGGACTGTGGACTCACGCCCGTCCGCGCCAGGTCGTATCCGTCGGTGGGCCACTCGTCCGTCCCGACGAACGTCGGAGCGGCGTCGTCCGTCTCGGCGAGTGACGTCCATCCGGCCGTCAAGAGAGGGACCGTTCCCGCTAGGTACGCCCTTCGTTTCATTACGTTGTGGTATACAGGTAATACGTATGAAACTACTGAACAATAGTGCTGATTTCCAACAGTACAGTCGAGTGAATAGACTCCCGACGATGCAGAGCTGCTGGTGAATCGCAACTCCTTACGCCGCTCGTCCCCGAGAACGGATATGAGCACGATTCGAGTCGTCTGGGGGGCCGCGTCGGCGCCCACGGCGATGGCCTCCTACGACGCGGCCCTCGCGGAGGCCGGCGTCGAGAACTACAACCTCGTCTCGGTCTCCTCCGTGATCCCGGCCGGCGTCGACGTCGAGGCCGTCGGTACCGCGCCCGATCTCGGCCCCGCCGGCGAGCGACTGACGGTCGTCGAGGCTCGAGCGACCACTGCCGGTCCCGGCCGCGTGAGCGCGGCGCTGGCGTGGGCGCAGTCCGTCGACGACGGCCCGGGCCTGTTCTACGAGACGGCGGGCGAGATGGATCGCGCAGACGTCGAACGCCGGGTCCGCGAGGGCCTGGCCGCGGGTCGGGACCTTCGCGACTGGACGTTCGCCGACCCGCGAGTCGCCGTCGAGAGCCGGCAGGCCGAGTCGGGAGTGCACACGACGGCGGTCGTGCTCGCGGTCTACGGCGAGAGCGAACCGATCCTCTCAGATTGACCCAAAGCGAACCCTTTTGAACCGGCGACCCTTTGATACGGGTACACACTTCTCATGAACGGAAATACGCCGTACGCAGGGCTACCGGGCGAGACTGGTGCTGGGCAGCGTGCAGCGGCGGACGTTCCTGACCTCTCGAATACCCAGAAACGACTGCTTCACCGCGACGTCTCGCGGATCGCCGCCCGCACGCGCGAGTTCCTCCCCAACGAATACGTCGTCGACGCCGACGTCTCGAGCGGCATGACCGGCCCGGAGGTCATCGTCGCCGTCCGACCGCCGGTCGGCCACGCCGTCTCCGCCGGCTTCACGCCCGACTTGGAGGAGGCGGCGGCCGCCGAGGAGGTCATCACCGCCGACGAACGCGACGAAGTCGCTCGCGGGCTCGCGGCGAGTGCGGCCCTGCAGGTGAAACAGGCGATCAGCAACAACGTGCGGCCGACCGGGAAGTAGTCGGACCGCTCGGACTGCTCGGGGCGCTCGCATTCGACCACCCCGCGCGATCGATACCGACGACCCGCTTTTCGACGCCTCGGTGCGCTTCAGTAGAGCAACTGCTCGAGCTGATGGATCCGTCGCTCGAGGTCGATCGCCGGCTCGACCGACGGATCGTCGTCGAGTCGCTCGAGTATCAGGAGCGGGTCGCCGCCGGCCCCTTCGACCTCCCTGAGCAGGAGCTCGATCGCGGTGCGGTTCGTCGCGAGCGACGAGCATAGGCCGAGCGCGAGCGCGAGCGGAACCGCGCGCTCGGGCCGGGTAGGGAAGGCGTCGCTGACGCGCGAGAAATCGGGATCGGTGGGTGCCGTCGCCTCGTCGGTACCGTCGCGGTCCGCTCGCGGGGCCGGCTCGAGGGTCAGACAGTGCGTACAGAACGAAACGACGGCGGCCGCCGACGGCGCGTCCGTGCGGTACCCCTCCGGAACGGCAAACGAGATCGCGGGCGAACCGCACTCGGAGCAGGCCATCGGGATCGAATTCGTGGATGGACGGCCGGTCGATCGACGGCGAGGCAGTCGGCGCGCCTTACTGGTTGGCCGCGGGCGACTGTGCGGCGGTGTCCGGCTGAATGTCCTCGAGTTCCTCCTGTTTCGCTTCGGCCTCCTCGGCCTCGGCGGCTTGCTCGGCCTCTCGCTCCGCCTTCTCCTCGGCTTCCTTCTTCTCCTTGATCTTCTTCAGGCGGAACGTCTCCTCGCGTTCCTGTTCCTCGAGTTTCTGCTCGATGTACTCCTGATTGTCGTACAGGTCCGGCAGGAGCTTGAACTCGAGGGCGTTGACGCGGCGCTTGGTTGTCTCGATCTCTCGGAGCATCTTCTTCATCGCCGTCTCGACCTCGGCGGCGAGGATGATGCTCTCCAAGAGATCCTCGTAGGCCTCGGCGGCCTCGTCGATGCGGGCGGAGGTGCCCATGATCCCGTAGCCGCGCTGATCGAGGCTCTTGGAGACTCGAGAGGACTCGATCTGCGGGACGACGACACCCATGATGTTCTTGGACTCGGTGGTGATCTCGGGGTGTTCCTGCAGCGCCGATGCGGCACCGCGGACCGCGACGTCGCCCTCCATCGCGCGGGCCATGTTGATCTTCTTCTGGGCGTCCTCGTAGTCCTCTGCGAGGTCGCCGCGGACGTCTTGGGCCTTGTCCAGAATGTCCATGAACTCCATGATCAGCCCGTCGCGTTTCTTCTCGAGCGTGCTGTGTCCCCGCTCGGAGAGCTCGATGCGATCCTCGATCGCCATCAAGTTCTTGCGGGTGGGCTTGACGTCGTTGGCCATCTTGTGGAAGGATAGCGGCCCCAGTCGGATAACTGTTTACAGTTTCCGCGCTCCGCTCGCGCTCGAGCCGCGGGAAATCGACGCCAGCGGGTCGCTCTCGGGGCGGATACTCAGCCGAGAAACAGGTCGACCATGTCGCCCGACGACTGCCCCTTGTAGAGTTCCGAGTAGCCACAGTTCGTACAGCTGACGACGTGGAAACGCCGGTTTTGGATGTCGAACATCTTGGACAGCCCGCTTCCAGTCGTCGAGATCTCGTCGATTTCGGTCTCCGTGTGGTCGCACTTCGGACAGCCGCGATCATCGTCTCTCATAATCGGACCATTCGTGTCAATTCAAAAAATTGTTGTGTTCGGCTCCTCGAGTAACGGACAGGAATGTCCGTCGTTCTCGGCCTCTTCCTTCTGGCGTCGCTCGCGATTCCGCTCGTCCTCTGGCTGGCGATCAGTCGTGAAACCGCGGATCCGACCGTGGTCGATCGAGCGGAGGCGGAACGGATCGCGAAAGAGCGCGGCGGCCGCGATCCCGCCCGCTCGGCTGACGGACCGAACCGTTCCGCCGCCGACGATACCACGGCCACCGGACGGGGAGATCACCGCGAGAACGACCACCGGGACGACCGAACGACAGGAGACGAGCGCGACGAGTGGGGCGATCGACGCACGTAGCGCGATCGCTCGCCGCAGCCGTTGCGACGCGTCGCCGGCGCTCAGTCCGACTCGAGGACGTGGACCCGGTCCTCGTCGATCGAGAGCGAGACG containing:
- the pan2 gene encoding proteasome-activating nucleotidase Pan2; translation: MSRSPSIPDRPHRDIDSELPDDERLEALRGHYEDLVDVNDQLSDQLDDAEDRRERLREKVDRVERENETLKSSSLYIATVEDVLEDEQVIVKQHGNNQEVMTDVSSRIIDRIEPGDRVAVNDSFAIQTVLDTETDARAQSMEITEKPEVTYADIGGIDEQVREVREAVEQPLTEPEIFNEVGIDPPSGVLLYGPPGTGKTMLAKAVANETDATFIKMAGSELVRKFIGEGSRLVRDLFEMARERQPAIIFIDEIDAIATRRTESKTSGDAEVQRTMMQLLSEMDGFEARGEIRIIAATNRFDMLDRAILRPGRFDRLIEVPEPDRDGREQILSIHTRNMNIADGVDFGTLADDTDGYSGADIESLATEAGMFAIRNDRDEVSHQDFADALEKIEEDDSSDVVSSAGYFYQ
- a CDS encoding PQQ-binding-like beta-propeller repeat protein, which encodes MKRRAYLAGTVPLLTAGWTSLAETDDAAPTFVGTDEWPTDGYDLARTGVSPQSDPVSLSSDRRWSVEIGSEIRSTPIVVDGRVYVHDRGAGKTASLDEHTGEVLWKRPTGGRNHLAAPALDDERVYLNGSGDRTVLALDAETGDTEWTFSTAHGSRSIASADETVFVGSNDEGRALIALEAETGRERWSVDVGSELFGPPAIVDGTVYAGSTNSRVLALDADDGTERWRFDASGGVVAAPTVRHGTVYVGTQSGLVHALDRETGTEEWNTGTDGLGMLYPSPAVDDDLLVVGTWNTGEVRAFDPHSGREQWRADDLEQIVYVTAPVIAGDRVYFGSDDGLHAVDRDTGEHREKLQADAAGGMQSSPAVVNDTVYVGDNEGTVHAVSKTE
- a CDS encoding pyruvoyl-dependent arginine decarboxylase, producing MSTIRVVWGAASAPTAMASYDAALAEAGVENYNLVSVSSVIPAGVDVEAVGTAPDLGPAGERLTVVEARATTAGPGRVSAALAWAQSVDDGPGLFYETAGEMDRADVERRVREGLAAGRDLRDWTFADPRVAVESRQAESGVHTTAVVLAVYGESEPILSD
- a CDS encoding DUF5811 family protein — encoded protein: MNGNTPYAGLPGETGAGQRAAADVPDLSNTQKRLLHRDVSRIAARTREFLPNEYVVDADVSSGMTGPEVIVAVRPPVGHAVSAGFTPDLEEAAAAEEVITADERDEVARGLAASAALQVKQAISNNVRPTGK
- a CDS encoding DUF6276 family protein, which codes for MACSECGSPAISFAVPEGYRTDAPSAAAVVSFCTHCLTLEPAPRADRDGTDEATAPTDPDFSRVSDAFPTRPERAVPLALALGLCSSLATNRTAIELLLREVEGAGGDPLLILERLDDDPSVEPAIDLERRIHQLEQLLY
- a CDS encoding V-type ATP synthase subunit D translates to MANDVKPTRKNLMAIEDRIELSERGHSTLEKKRDGLIMEFMDILDKAQDVRGDLAEDYEDAQKKINMARAMEGDVAVRGAASALQEHPEITTESKNIMGVVVPQIESSRVSKSLDQRGYGIMGTSARIDEAAEAYEDLLESIILAAEVETAMKKMLREIETTKRRVNALEFKLLPDLYDNQEYIEQKLEEQEREETFRLKKIKEKKEAEEKAEREAEQAAEAEEAEAKQEELEDIQPDTAAQSPAANQ
- a CDS encoding zinc ribbon domain-containing protein is translated as MRDDDRGCPKCDHTETEIDEISTTGSGLSKMFDIQNRRFHVVSCTNCGYSELYKGQSSGDMVDLFLG